The Microcoleus sp. bin38.metabat.b11b12b14.051 genome contains a region encoding:
- a CDS encoding ABC transporter substrate-binding protein, which yields MILSQLFPAFKTQIKRIACILLTLNFLILSGCKNARTNTEQIKLTLWHGINPPPNRDVFKTLTDKFNKTHPNIQIEPIYIGQPDQQLPKILTAIVGSAPPDLLWNVPTIAGKLAELNAIQPLENWLDKSPRKAEIYQSLFESMELGGHTWSIPLATNNAAVFYRPSLFKAAGIKQVPQNWEEFKQAARSLTRDTNGDCHPDRHGLVLSLGKGEWTVFTWLPFMFSAGGELLAGTPQTAVPQIDNPGSLAALELWSDLLKECSAILSAPERGYELDNFIVGKVAMQITGPWTLAQLQQSAIDYAVMPVPALKRPAAVVGGENIFLMKTSPEREKAALEFLEYAIGEEFQTAWAIGTGYLPINLKSRQSQNYRNFVEKNPVLRVFLEQMNSARSRPIISGYSRVSENLGRAIEATLLGRDPQDALKEAQQRLTLTLDIGKKVIDN from the coding sequence ATGATTTTATCCCAATTATTCCCAGCCTTTAAAACTCAAATCAAACGGATTGCCTGCATTTTACTTACCTTAAATTTTCTAATATTAAGCGGCTGTAAAAACGCCAGAACCAACACCGAACAAATTAAACTCACACTGTGGCACGGCATCAATCCGCCACCCAATCGCGATGTATTTAAAACCCTCACGGACAAATTCAACAAAACACATCCCAACATCCAAATTGAACCGATTTACATCGGGCAACCAGACCAACAACTGCCAAAAATACTGACAGCAATAGTAGGAAGTGCACCGCCGGATTTGCTGTGGAACGTTCCCACAATTGCCGGAAAGCTGGCAGAACTAAACGCAATTCAACCCTTAGAAAACTGGCTCGACAAATCGCCCCGCAAAGCCGAAATCTACCAGTCACTCTTCGAGTCAATGGAACTCGGAGGACACACTTGGTCAATTCCCCTCGCCACCAACAACGCCGCCGTATTTTACCGTCCCAGTTTATTTAAAGCCGCAGGCATCAAACAAGTACCGCAAAATTGGGAAGAATTCAAGCAAGCAGCCCGATCGCTCACACGAGACACCAACGGAGACTGCCACCCCGACCGACACGGCCTAGTGCTCTCCCTAGGCAAAGGAGAATGGACAGTATTCACTTGGTTGCCATTCATGTTTAGTGCAGGCGGCGAACTGTTGGCCGGGACACCTCAAACTGCCGTACCTCAAATCGACAATCCCGGTTCTCTCGCCGCCTTAGAATTGTGGAGCGATTTGTTAAAAGAATGTTCAGCAATACTGTCAGCACCAGAGCGCGGTTACGAGCTCGACAACTTCATCGTCGGCAAAGTTGCCATGCAAATCACCGGGCCTTGGACGCTAGCACAATTGCAGCAAAGCGCGATCGACTACGCAGTGATGCCTGTACCCGCCCTCAAGCGTCCCGCAGCCGTCGTAGGGGGTGAAAACATATTTTTAATGAAAACTTCGCCTGAACGCGAGAAAGCTGCCCTAGAATTCTTAGAATACGCGATCGGCGAAGAATTCCAAACAGCCTGGGCAATAGGAACAGGTTACTTGCCAATCAACTTAAAATCGAGACAGAGCCAAAATTATCGAAACTTTGTGGAAAAAAACCCTGTTTTGCGAGTGTTTTTAGAACAAATGAACTCAGCGCGATCGCGCCCAATTATCTCAGGCTACTCCCGGGTGTCAGAAAACCTCGGTCGCGCCATAGAAGCAACCCTTCTGGGCCGCGACCCCCAAGACGCCCTCAAAGAAGCTCAACAGCGTTTGACACTAACCTTAGATATTGGAAAAAAGGTAATTGATAATTAA
- a CDS encoding MASE1 domain-containing protein, producing the protein MQTKFLNAIKGHSWRYFLAVGAIALIYYAASEFAIGTLTLSTEIYPMWPAAGIAQVALLLFGRQLWPGIAIGGFLFSMNVPSANIATALISAGARTLQAWTGTYLLQKINFSAGLDRLKDVLGIVGLAALGSTLINSTIGSILVCVTGLSSWSNFGTIWGSWWVGDALGILLVAPLLLTWQKLPKIGTHRHQQLLERAIWLLLLLAVGWLVFCSRTRAAYARYPLEYLPFPLVVWAAFRFGQRYTALSNFILCGFAIWGIARGSGPFLKHASSIPQALLSLQAFIAVIAVTGLVLAATVAERHQAETSLRASEASLANAQRIAQLGNWDLDLNTQQLRWSEEIYRILGQRPGTFPPSLEAFLQYVHSEDRELVKTSIDAALFEQQPYSIDYRLALPDGSQRTVCEQAAVNSLYISSTVQDITDRKRAEAALRASEERFSKAFHASPVGIGICTLTDARFLDANDSFLRSLGWLRHEFIGRTPSDLGMWVNSEDGRRLAQMLEAQNSIGNQEIKIRTKLGDIRDWLLSGELIDLGSTQCVLIMTSDITERLRSEEFRRAALAAESANRSKSIFLANMSHELRTPLNAIIGYSEILQEDARDLGADEFINDLQKINTAGQHLLALIKDILDFSKIEAGRIDLHVETFTILNVVDQVVATIAPTADKNNNLLEIQCPEDIGSMQTDLTKLRQSLLNLLSNASKFTCSGTITFTVTRSPETPAEAAKRNKQLGVYRGGAPTDNSSPSGSSPRDWIVFTVKDTGIGMSSEQLAKIFDPFTQADSSTTKKYGGTGLGLTITKKFCEMMGGEISAFSELDKGSTFTLLLPAFLGDHSTLLFTDNSEK; encoded by the coding sequence ATGCAGACAAAGTTCCTTAACGCAATCAAAGGACATTCTTGGCGGTACTTCCTCGCAGTAGGCGCGATCGCCCTCATCTACTATGCGGCTTCCGAATTCGCCATTGGCACCCTCACCCTCAGCACAGAAATCTACCCCATGTGGCCTGCTGCTGGAATTGCCCAAGTCGCCCTGCTGCTGTTCGGGCGCCAACTGTGGCCGGGAATCGCGATCGGAGGCTTCCTGTTCAGCATGAACGTACCGTCGGCCAACATCGCCACGGCATTGATCTCGGCGGGCGCCAGAACCCTGCAAGCGTGGACGGGAACTTACCTGTTGCAGAAAATTAACTTTAGCGCCGGGCTCGATCGGCTCAAAGACGTTTTAGGAATAGTCGGACTAGCAGCCCTAGGCTCTACCCTGATCAACTCCACCATCGGCAGCATCCTCGTGTGCGTCACCGGTTTATCTAGCTGGAGCAATTTTGGCACGATTTGGGGAAGTTGGTGGGTAGGAGACGCTCTCGGAATTTTGCTCGTCGCCCCGCTGCTGCTGACATGGCAAAAATTGCCCAAAATCGGCACCCACCGCCACCAACAGCTCCTCGAACGCGCGATATGGCTGTTGCTGCTGCTAGCAGTCGGCTGGCTCGTCTTCTGTTCCCGCACCCGCGCCGCCTACGCCCGCTATCCCCTAGAATACTTACCATTTCCCCTAGTAGTTTGGGCAGCCTTTCGGTTCGGCCAGCGCTACACGGCCCTCTCCAACTTCATCCTCTGCGGCTTCGCCATCTGGGGCATAGCCCGAGGCAGCGGCCCCTTTCTCAAACACGCCAGCAGCATCCCCCAAGCACTCTTATCGCTGCAAGCCTTCATCGCCGTCATCGCCGTCACCGGCTTAGTATTAGCAGCCACCGTCGCCGAACGCCACCAAGCTGAAACCTCCTTGCGCGCCAGCGAAGCCAGCCTCGCCAACGCGCAACGCATCGCCCAGCTAGGCAACTGGGACTTAGACCTCAACACTCAGCAATTGCGCTGGTCAGAAGAAATTTATCGCATCCTGGGACAGCGGCCGGGAACTTTTCCACCCAGCCTCGAAGCCTTCTTGCAATACGTCCACTCCGAAGACAGAGAATTAGTCAAAACCTCGATCGACGCCGCTTTATTTGAGCAACAGCCCTACAGCATCGACTACAGGCTGGCACTCCCCGACGGCAGCCAGCGCACAGTCTGCGAACAAGCCGCCGTCAACTCGCTCTACATCAGCAGCACAGTCCAAGACATCACAGACAGAAAGCGCGCCGAAGCAGCCCTGCGCGCTTCAGAAGAAAGATTTTCTAAAGCCTTTCACGCCTCCCCAGTCGGGATCGGCATCTGCACGCTCACAGACGCACGCTTCCTCGATGCCAACGACAGCTTTTTACGCTCCTTAGGCTGGCTGCGACACGAATTTATTGGCCGCACCCCCAGCGATTTAGGAATGTGGGTCAACTCCGAAGACGGGCGGCGGCTCGCCCAGATGTTGGAAGCCCAAAATTCGATCGGCAACCAAGAAATCAAAATTCGCACCAAACTCGGCGACATACGCGACTGGCTGCTGTCAGGAGAACTGATCGACCTCGGCAGCACTCAGTGCGTGTTAATCATGACCAGCGACATCACCGAGCGCTTGCGTTCCGAAGAATTCCGCCGCGCCGCCTTAGCCGCCGAATCTGCAAATCGATCGAAAAGCATCTTTCTCGCCAACATGAGTCACGAACTCAGAACCCCTCTCAACGCCATCATCGGCTACAGCGAGATCCTGCAAGAAGACGCCCGAGACCTCGGCGCCGATGAATTCATCAACGACCTCCAGAAAATTAACACCGCCGGACAGCACTTGCTAGCCCTGATTAAAGACATTCTCGACTTCTCTAAAATAGAAGCCGGCCGCATCGACTTGCACGTCGAAACCTTTACCATTTTAAATGTGGTTGACCAAGTAGTAGCCACGATCGCGCCGACGGCAGATAAAAATAACAATCTATTAGAAATACAATGCCCCGAAGATATTGGCTCGATGCAAACCGACTTGACTAAACTCCGCCAGTCGCTGCTCAACCTCCTCAGCAACGCCTCCAAGTTTACTTGCTCCGGCACCATAACTTTCACCGTTACCCGCTCCCCCGAAACCCCCGCCGAGGCTGCCAAAAGAAACAAACAACTTGGAGTCTATAGAGGTGGCGCCCCCACCGACAATAGCTCGCCTTCCGGCTCTTCCCCTCGGGATTGGATCGTTTTTACAGTCAAAGATACCGGCATTGGGATGAGTTCGGAACAGTTAGCCAAAATCTTCGATCCTTTCACCCAAGCCGATTCCTCAACTACTAAAAAGTACGGCGGCACTGGTTTGGGTCTGACAATTACTAAGAAATTCTGCGAAATGATGGGCGGAGAAATTTCCGCCTTCAGCGAATTAGATAAAGGTTCTACTTTTACACTTCTGCTCCCAGCTTTTTTGGGCGACCATTCAACATTATTATTCACCGACAACTCTGAAAAATAA
- the fmt gene encoding methionyl-tRNA formyltransferase — translation MKIVFFGTPDFAVPTLSSLLSHPDFEVVGVVTQPDKRRGRGNKLMPSPIKDVALNHSLPVLQPRRIKKDAETIAKLQESEADVFVVVAYGQILSQEILDIPSLGCVNVHGSILPKYRGAAPIQRCLVNGEKATGITTMLMDAGMDTGAMLLKAFAGISLLDNADSLGDRLSDVGADLLVETLVKLRDGDVKPVVQHDDEATYAPMIKAADLVLDWSKSAIALHNQVRGFFPDCTTTFRGNSLKVIATVPVGPEYWLQLPAELRVLEREWPVLAELSGANGEVVRVVKGFGAIVQTGDGLLLLREVQLAGKKVQSGVDFANGTRLAAGEVLGVKL, via the coding sequence ATGAAAATTGTTTTTTTTGGCACTCCTGATTTTGCGGTTCCTACTTTGTCGAGTTTGCTGAGTCACCCTGATTTTGAGGTGGTGGGTGTGGTGACTCAGCCGGATAAGCGCCGGGGAAGGGGTAATAAATTGATGCCTTCACCGATAAAAGATGTGGCGTTAAATCACAGTCTCCCGGTTTTACAGCCGCGCCGAATTAAGAAGGATGCGGAAACTATTGCTAAGTTGCAGGAATCTGAGGCGGATGTGTTTGTGGTGGTGGCTTATGGCCAGATTCTTTCTCAGGAAATTCTGGATATTCCGAGTTTGGGTTGTGTGAATGTTCACGGTTCAATTTTGCCGAAGTATCGCGGGGCGGCGCCGATTCAGCGCTGTCTGGTTAATGGGGAAAAAGCTACTGGAATTACCACGATGCTGATGGATGCTGGTATGGATACTGGGGCGATGTTATTGAAGGCTTTTGCTGGTATTTCGCTGTTGGATAATGCTGATTCTTTGGGTGATAGACTGTCAGATGTTGGGGCGGATTTGTTGGTGGAAACTTTGGTGAAGTTGAGGGATGGGGATGTTAAGCCTGTTGTTCAACATGATGATGAGGCGACTTATGCGCCGATGATTAAGGCTGCGGATTTGGTGCTGGATTGGTCGAAAAGCGCGATCGCCCTTCATAATCAAGTTAGGGGTTTTTTCCCGGATTGCACTACGACTTTTCGCGGTAATTCTCTGAAGGTGATTGCGACTGTGCCCGTGGGGCCGGAATATTGGCTGCAATTACCTGCGGAGTTGAGGGTTTTGGAACGGGAATGGCCGGTTTTGGCCGAGTTGTCGGGCGCAAATGGGGAGGTTGTCAGGGTTGTGAAGGGCTTTGGGGCGATCGTCCAAACTGGCGACGGTTTGCTATTATTGCGAGAGGTACAGTTGGCGGGTAAAAAAGTTCAGTCTGGAGTGGATTTTGCCAATGGTACTCGGTTAGCTGCGGGTGAGGTTTTGGGGGTTAAATTGTAG
- a CDS encoding adenylate/guanylate cyclase domain-containing protein: MKADEGSVLVVDDNEVNRDLLARRLQRQGHAVTVAEDGVQALELMRAEPFDLVLLDIMMPQMNGYQVLEHLKADEKLRYIPVIMISAVDDIDSIVRCIELGAEDYLSKPFNPVLLKARISACLEKKRLRDKEQTYLRELALEKEKSERLLLNILPGPIAQRLKEGESTIADSFAEVTVMFADLVGFTKLSAHLSPAELVELLNEIFSAFDELADRYGLEKIKTIGDAYMVVGGLPRPSDNHAESIAEMAIEILAAMTQIRTKGGQPLSIRIGIHTGPVEAGVIGTKKFTYDLWGDTVNTASRMESQGVPGAIQVTVATYERLRDKYIFEQRGVISVKGKGDMMTYLLVARKS; encoded by the coding sequence ATGAAAGCTGACGAGGGCAGCGTGCTGGTTGTTGACGACAATGAGGTGAACCGCGATTTGCTGGCCCGCCGACTTCAGCGTCAAGGCCACGCGGTGACTGTTGCAGAAGATGGTGTCCAAGCTCTGGAACTGATGCGCGCAGAGCCTTTTGATTTGGTGCTCCTGGACATTATGATGCCGCAAATGAACGGCTATCAGGTTCTGGAACATCTCAAGGCCGATGAGAAGTTGCGCTACATCCCGGTAATTATGATTTCGGCGGTGGACGATATTGACAGTATTGTCCGCTGTATTGAGTTGGGGGCGGAGGATTATCTTTCTAAACCTTTCAATCCGGTATTGCTCAAGGCTCGGATTAGCGCTTGTCTGGAAAAGAAGCGGCTGCGCGATAAGGAACAGACGTATTTGCGCGAGTTGGCCTTGGAAAAGGAAAAGTCCGAGCGTTTGCTGTTAAATATTTTACCGGGCCCGATCGCGCAGCGCCTCAAAGAAGGGGAAAGTACGATCGCCGACAGTTTCGCTGAAGTTACTGTGATGTTTGCCGATTTGGTCGGTTTTACCAAGCTTTCGGCTCATTTGTCGCCAGCGGAGTTGGTAGAATTGCTCAACGAAATTTTTTCGGCTTTTGACGAGTTGGCCGATCGCTACGGACTTGAGAAAATTAAGACGATCGGCGATGCTTATATGGTAGTCGGCGGTTTGCCCAGGCCCAGCGACAACCACGCCGAAAGTATTGCCGAAATGGCGATCGAGATTCTAGCAGCAATGACTCAGATCCGCACCAAGGGAGGTCAGCCGCTCAGCATCCGCATCGGCATCCACACGGGCCCGGTGGAAGCTGGCGTCATCGGGACTAAAAAATTTACTTACGATTTGTGGGGAGACACGGTAAATACAGCTTCCCGCATGGAATCTCAAGGCGTCCCCGGTGCCATTCAGGTGACAGTTGCTACCTACGAGCGCCTGCGCGACAAGTACATTTTTGAGCAGCGCGGCGTGATTTCGGTCAAAGGCAAAGGCGATATGATGACTTATTTGCTTGTGGCCAGAAAAAGCTAA
- a CDS encoding response regulator yields the protein MHPHLQRQLEQLGLASDSPPPTAEQWQLFLEQVSCSYDGARRQQEPQQQAGVNSQPVGCLEDLTSSPQFPQDSPTASEVDRLRATVNSLGVGLCILDSKGLAISVNPEAQRLLGWAESELAGLGLLERINSPQNKGNKLPILTALKQPSSIGSSEDLTPALCCLQEAIDSRQPYNCWEGEFLCRDGKILPVSYFFNPAVEGGEISVLVFFEMREHQQAAREQERSLSMLQEVLEATDAAIIAVDKGGDVCYFNQKIVEMWGVGANLIKLSSSAEGHVKKTREAAMGLDAGKLKDPKKFIENAIALEADSAPQTSELLEFKDGKIRELNSLPSKLGAKTVGRVWIFRDVTEQKVEESWHSLELDQLIATLSTNLLCLRGSEIDKGIDRTLEAIGTFSGCERSYIYLLSEDKTRADKTHEWCADGSAEITDSTDTANIPMLAEKLARAPNLHIKEIAELLPSEFAEIASYDGNISGELLINYPSEIADKIATADSQTTELNQIQKNQRSLIIIPLIGSSKNFIGFLGFDSCSPGNSRSTEISTPLKKLGETIANTIERQRAEVTTPSAATKYRNIFENAAEGIFQTTPTGRYLTANPALANIYGYETVAQMIAEIPNLKRQLYVDPKRRAEFVAQLDASRQVSKFESQVYRADGTIIWISENARSICDASGRVLYYEGTVTDITDRKQAESTMQSALEAAESANRAKSTFLANMSHELRTPLNAIIGYSEMLKEEAQELGSAESISDLEKIRTAGKHLLSLIDDILDISKIEAGRMDLYLETFDISALIESAVATASPLVEKNGNTLEIYCPDNLDTMHADMTKVRQVLLNLLSNAAKFTKNGKIAIGVEKIKNEQLRMKNQEESSQILISNSEFLGFRVTDTGIGMTKEQLQRVFQPFTQADASTTKQYGGTGLGLAISQRFCQMMGGSIEAKSELGAGTTFTVLLPSAIKQPEIRNNVRDTIRATDAPAVGTVLVVDDDPISRDLIQRTLARQGLHIEVAGGGEQALRLAKQLRPDAITLDVIMPGMDGWAVLSALKADPDLAEIPVILLSFVGNKSLGFALGASDYLTKPVDGKRLVALLNKYRRDQDGAAAQSLPGQILVVEDDDATRQILRRILEKKGWAVAEADSGRTALEQLAVARPELILLDLMLPEMDGFELIAELRKSHSGDPIPIVVITAKDLTPAERQQLNGYVDRVLHKGVYSCDTLLRDVRSIVNDRLDRRYDSKGKENTNG from the coding sequence ATGCATCCCCACCTCCAGCGCCAACTCGAACAACTCGGTTTAGCCAGCGACTCCCCCCCTCCTACTGCCGAGCAGTGGCAGCTATTCTTAGAGCAGGTAAGCTGTAGCTACGACGGCGCTCGGAGACAGCAGGAACCTCAGCAGCAGGCGGGTGTGAACTCCCAACCCGTGGGGTGCTTGGAGGATTTGACTTCTTCGCCCCAGTTTCCTCAAGACTCTCCAACAGCTTCAGAAGTCGATCGGCTGCGGGCGACTGTCAACAGTTTGGGGGTGGGATTGTGCATCCTTGACTCCAAGGGGTTGGCGATCTCGGTGAATCCAGAGGCCCAACGGTTGCTGGGCTGGGCGGAATCGGAACTTGCAGGCTTGGGGCTGCTAGAGCGCATCAATAGCCCCCAAAACAAAGGCAACAAATTGCCAATTCTCACGGCGTTGAAACAGCCGTCAAGCATTGGCTCTTCTGAGGATCTAACACCTGCACTCTGTTGTTTGCAAGAGGCGATCGACTCCCGTCAACCTTACAACTGTTGGGAAGGTGAGTTTCTCTGCCGCGACGGCAAGATTTTACCAGTATCCTATTTTTTCAATCCCGCAGTTGAGGGTGGTGAAATATCAGTTTTGGTATTTTTTGAGATGAGGGAACACCAACAAGCCGCCAGAGAACAAGAGCGATCGCTCTCGATGCTCCAAGAAGTTTTAGAAGCTACAGATGCTGCAATTATTGCAGTTGACAAAGGCGGCGATGTATGCTATTTTAATCAAAAAATTGTGGAAATGTGGGGTGTGGGCGCGAATCTGATAAAATTGAGCAGCTCTGCTGAAGGTCACGTCAAAAAAACGAGAGAAGCAGCAATGGGTCTGGACGCAGGGAAATTAAAAGACCCGAAAAAGTTTATTGAAAACGCGATCGCATTGGAGGCTGACTCAGCTCCTCAAACCAGCGAATTGTTAGAATTTAAAGACGGAAAAATTAGAGAATTAAATTCGTTGCCATCAAAACTAGGAGCGAAAACAGTCGGCAGAGTTTGGATATTTCGAGACGTTACCGAACAAAAAGTGGAAGAATCTTGGCACAGCCTAGAATTAGATCAGTTGATTGCTACTTTGTCAACCAATTTGCTCTGCCTGCGGGGCTCGGAAATAGACAAAGGTATCGATCGCACCCTGGAAGCAATCGGCACATTCAGCGGCTGTGAGCGCAGTTACATCTACTTGTTATCCGAAGACAAAACCCGCGCCGACAAAACCCACGAGTGGTGCGCTGACGGCAGTGCAGAAATAACAGACAGCACAGACACCGCCAACATCCCAATGCTAGCAGAAAAGCTCGCTCGCGCCCCAAATCTCCACATCAAAGAAATCGCCGAACTCCTACCTTCAGAATTTGCAGAAATTGCCAGTTATGATGGCAACATTTCGGGCGAATTATTGATAAATTATCCATCCGAAATAGCCGATAAAATAGCAACGGCAGATTCCCAAACAACCGAATTAAACCAAATTCAAAAAAATCAGCGATCGCTGATAATTATTCCCCTAATTGGCAGCAGCAAAAACTTCATAGGATTTCTCGGATTCGACAGTTGCAGCCCGGGAAACAGTCGATCGACCGAAATATCCACACCTCTAAAAAAGCTAGGAGAAACCATCGCCAATACTATAGAACGCCAGCGAGCAGAAGTCACCACACCATCCGCCGCCACCAAATACCGCAACATCTTTGAAAACGCAGCCGAAGGCATATTCCAGACAACGCCGACCGGGCGCTACCTCACCGCAAACCCCGCGCTAGCCAACATTTACGGCTACGAAACAGTCGCCCAAATGATCGCAGAGATCCCGAATCTCAAGCGCCAACTATACGTAGACCCCAAGCGACGAGCCGAGTTTGTCGCCCAATTGGACGCGAGCCGCCAAGTGTCAAAATTTGAATCGCAAGTATACCGCGCTGACGGCACCATAATTTGGATTTCCGAAAACGCGCGCAGCATCTGCGACGCCAGCGGCAGGGTTTTATACTATGAAGGCACTGTCACCGACATCACCGATCGCAAACAAGCAGAATCCACCATGCAGTCGGCCCTAGAAGCAGCAGAATCAGCCAACCGGGCAAAAAGCACGTTTCTCGCCAACATGAGCCACGAACTACGCACGCCGCTCAACGCCATCATCGGCTACAGCGAAATGCTCAAAGAAGAAGCCCAAGAATTGGGCAGCGCCGAATCCATCTCGGATCTCGAAAAAATCCGCACCGCAGGAAAACACCTGCTGTCCCTGATCGACGACATCCTCGATATCTCTAAAATTGAAGCAGGGCGAATGGATCTCTACTTAGAAACCTTCGACATCAGCGCCCTAATTGAAAGCGCTGTGGCTACGGCTAGCCCGCTGGTGGAAAAAAACGGCAATACCCTAGAAATTTACTGTCCAGACAACCTTGATACTATGCACGCCGACATGACCAAAGTTCGGCAAGTGCTGCTGAACCTGCTCAGCAACGCTGCCAAGTTCACCAAAAACGGGAAAATTGCGATCGGAGTAGAAAAAATTAAAAATGAACAATTAAGAATGAAAAATCAAGAGGAATCTTCCCAAATTTTAATTTCCAACTCCGAATTTTTAGGTTTTCGCGTCACAGACACCGGCATCGGCATGACAAAAGAGCAATTGCAGCGAGTTTTTCAACCTTTTACCCAAGCTGACGCCTCGACAACCAAGCAGTACGGCGGCACCGGTTTGGGATTAGCTATCAGCCAGCGCTTCTGTCAGATGATGGGCGGCAGCATTGAGGCTAAAAGCGAGTTGGGTGCAGGCACAACTTTCACTGTACTGTTGCCCAGCGCCATCAAACAGCCGGAAATCCGCAACAATGTTCGCGACACCATTAGGGCCACAGACGCCCCCGCTGTCGGCACGGTTCTGGTAGTTGACGATGACCCGATTTCGCGGGATTTGATCCAGCGCACCCTGGCTCGCCAAGGACTGCACATCGAAGTCGCTGGCGGTGGCGAGCAAGCCCTCAGGCTCGCGAAGCAACTGCGCCCGGATGCGATTACCCTCGACGTGATTATGCCCGGAATGGATGGCTGGGCCGTGCTCTCCGCCCTGAAGGCAGATCCTGACCTTGCCGAAATTCCGGTAATCCTGCTATCCTTTGTGGGCAACAAAAGCCTCGGCTTTGCATTGGGTGCCTCGGACTACCTCACCAAACCAGTGGACGGCAAACGGCTGGTGGCCTTGTTGAATAAGTACCGACGCGACCAAGACGGGGCGGCCGCTCAGAGCTTGCCCGGTCAGATATTAGTTGTGGAAGATGATGATGCTACACGCCAAATCCTGCGGCGCATACTAGAAAAAAAAGGCTGGGCGGTGGCGGAAGCTGACAGCGGACGCACTGCTCTCGAACAGCTAGCAGTTGCTCGCCCGGAACTGATATTGCTGGATTTGATGCTGCCGGAAATGGATGGTTTTGAGTTAATCGCCGAACTTCGCAAGTCGCATTCTGGAGATCCTATACCAATAGTAGTGATTACTGCTAAGGACCTGACTCCCGCCGAAAGGCAGCAGCTCAACGGCTATGTCGATCGGGTTTTACACAAGGGAGTCTACAGTTGCGATACTTTGCTGCGCGATGTTCGCTCTATAGTGAATGACAGGCTCGATCGCAGGTACGACTCGAAAGGCAAGGAGAACACCAATGGCTAA
- a CDS encoding Uma2 family endonuclease has product MIKSTLAVKLVNQMTTFSVEQLDLTLEEWMQNPPDGTEWADGKVIVKHPVEFVNGEVVGKPGMTAKTRRIQARLVRYWGIYMDSSAQGGEVYVEVTCQTLKKGRIPDVSYITPELLAEVGEFSVLRQSFPLVAEIVSPSDFADDVFAKAQEYLDSGCREVWLLFPKSSWVLVITQGDVVLFKSGEVAKTQLVLPGFSVAVDELMA; this is encoded by the coding sequence ATGATAAAATCGACATTAGCAGTAAAATTGGTGAATCAGATGACAACTTTTAGTGTAGAACAATTAGATTTAACTTTGGAAGAATGGATGCAAAATCCTCCTGACGGGACAGAGTGGGCGGATGGTAAAGTGATAGTCAAACATCCTGTAGAATTTGTCAATGGAGAAGTAGTAGGGAAACCGGGAATGACTGCAAAGACTCGTCGAATTCAAGCTAGATTAGTACGCTATTGGGGCATTTACATGGACTCAAGCGCCCAAGGCGGTGAGGTTTATGTGGAAGTTACTTGTCAAACTCTCAAAAAAGGGCGAATACCGGATGTATCTTATATTACTCCTGAACTGTTGGCGGAAGTTGGAGAGTTTTCAGTTTTGCGGCAGAGTTTTCCGCTGGTAGCTGAGATTGTTTCGCCTAGCGATTTTGCTGATGATGTTTTTGCAAAAGCGCAGGAGTATTTAGACTCTGGTTGTCGCGAAGTTTGGTTGCTATTTCCGAAGAGTAGTTGGGTGTTAGTAATTACTCAAGGTGATGTGGTTTTATTTAAGTCTGGTGAGGTGGCGAAGACTCAGCTTGTTTTGCCAGGTTTTAGTGTGGCGGTGGATGAGTTAATGGCGTAA
- a CDS encoding response regulator encodes MAKILLVEDNEMNRDMLSRRLARKGHEVFIAVDGAEGVSMALAKVPDLILMDMSLPVLDGWQATQQIKAAPETKTIPVIALTAHAMAGDREKCLAAGCDDYDTKPVEFPRLLGKIETLLKEAMT; translated from the coding sequence ATGGCTAAAATCCTGTTGGTCGAAGATAACGAAATGAACAGGGATATGCTGTCCCGGCGTCTGGCGCGCAAGGGACACGAGGTTTTTATTGCAGTGGACGGTGCTGAGGGAGTGTCGATGGCGCTCGCAAAAGTACCGGATTTGATTCTAATGGATATGAGTTTGCCAGTGCTTGACGGGTGGCAAGCAACCCAGCAAATTAAGGCTGCTCCTGAGACTAAAACGATTCCGGTGATTGCGCTGACAGCTCACGCAATGGCTGGCGATCGCGAAAAGTGTCTGGCGGCAGGCTGCGACGACTATGACACCAAACCGGTCGAGTTTCCCCGACTTTTGGGTAAGATCGAAACGCTGCTCAAAGAGGCGATGACATGA